A genomic window from Solanum stenotomum isolate F172 chromosome 10, ASM1918654v1, whole genome shotgun sequence includes:
- the LOC125842067 gene encoding cationic amino acid transporter 6, chloroplastic-like produces MFLFTYLNSLSKTPQKLKKRMLATWTPDQELNKVRLRSGADMKRKLTWYDLVALGVGGMLGVGVFVTTGPVARKTSGPSVFISYIIAAVSALLSSLCYTEFSVDVPVAGGAFSYLRVTFGEFVGYFAGANILMEYVLSNAAVSRSFTEYLSCAFGRNDPNSWRIHVHGLMQGYNMLDFPAVALIIVLTICLCHSTKESSMLNLIMTAFHVMFFGFIIIAGFCNGKVENLVKPGGIAPYGVRGILDGAAIVYFSYIGYDTVSTMAEEIKNPSKTLPLGIVGSVLIVSALYCLMALSLCLLLPYNMIPEGASFSAVFELMGWKWASNVVGVGASLGIVASLLVAMLGQARYLCVIGRSRLVPSWFAKVHPTTGTPLNATIVLGICQASIALFTELDIVIEMISIGTLLVFYLVSNALIFRRYVILSKNPPLHTLLFLFLLSSTSFAFSLSWKFKLHWWNLMLFAGLTFSATIIFQYFVPMIVMERQESWLVPFMPWPATISIFLNVFLMTTLKMVAYKRFGIWAGVITIFYVLYGVHSTYHAEEIVEMVVVDNVNVNSSTQQQITKVDIQLV; encoded by the exons atgtttttgttcACTTACCTTAATTCTCTGTCCAAAACACCtcaaaagttaaagaaaaggaTGTTAGCAACATGGACACCAGACCAAGAACTCAACAAAGTGAGACTAAGGTCTGGTGCTGATATGAAGAGGAAACTTACATGGTATGATTTAGTAGCTCTAGGAGTTGGAGGAATGCTTGGTGTTGGAGTTTTTGTTACTACTGGCCCCGTTGCTCGAAAAACCTCTGGCCCTTCTGTTTTCATCTCTTATATAATTGCTGCTGTATCTGCCCTTCTATCTTCCTTGTGTTATACTGAGTTCTCTGTTGATGTTCCTGTTGCTGGTGGCGCTTTTAGTTATCTCCGAGTTACTTTTG GGGAATTTGTGGGATACTTTGCAGGAGCAAATATATTAATGGAATATGTGTTATCAAATGCTGCTGTTTCAAGAAGTTTTACAGAGTATTTGTCATGTGCTTTTGGTAGGAATGATCCAAATTCATGGAGAATTCATGTACATGGTTTAATGCAAGGTTACAACATGTTGGATTTCCCGGCAGTCGCTTTGATTATTGTCCTCACTATTTGCTTGTGTCATAG CACTAAAGAGAGCTCAATGTTGAACCTAATAATGACAGCCTTTCATGTGATGTTTTTTGGATTTATAATAATAGCTGGATTTTGCAATGGGAAGGTTGAAAACTTAGTAAAGCCAGGAGGTATAGCTCCATATGGTGTTAGAGGGATTCTTGATGGAGCAGCCATAGTTTACTTTAGTTATATTGGATATGATACAGTGTCAACCATGGCTGAAGAAATTAAAAACCCTTCAAAGACTCTACCTTTGGGAATTGTTGGCTCTGTCCTCATTGTCTCTGCTCTCTATTGCCTCATGGCTTTATCTTTATGCCTTTTGCTACCTTATAACATG ATCCCGGAGGGAGCATCATTTTCAGCGGTTTTCGAGTTGATGGGGTGGAAGTGGGCAAGCAATGTAGTAGGGGTAGGTGCAAGTTTAGGGATTGTAGCATCTCTATTAGTAGCCATGCTTGGACAAGCAAGGTACCTTTGTGTCATTGGAAGATCTAGACTTGTACCTTCTTGGTTTGCTAAAGTACATCCTACTACCGGCACTCCGCTAAATGCTACTATCGTCTTAG GTATATGTCAAGCATCAATTGCATTATTCACTGAGCTTGATATTGTAATAGAGATGATCTCCATTGGCACATTACTAGTATTTTACTTAGTATCAAATGCACTTATATTTCGTCGATATGTTATACTTAGCAAAAATCCACCACTTCACACTCTCTTATTCCTCTTCCTTCTTTCATCCACCTCTTTTGCATTCTCATTATCATGGAAATTCAAACTACATTGGTGGAACCTCATGTTATTCGCAGGACTTACATTTTCCGCGACAATTATTTTCCAATATTTTGTCCCTATGATCGTTATGGAACGACAAGAGAGTTGGTTGGTCCCGTTCATGCCATGGCCCGCTACGATATCGATTTTCCTAAATGTTTTTCTCATGACAACATTGAAAATGGTGGCATATAAAAGATTTGGGATTTGGGCTGGTgttataacaatattttatgtACTATATGGTGTCCACTCAACATATCATGCTGAAGAAATAGTGGAAATGGTTGTTGTTGATAATGTGAATGTCAATTCTTCCACTCAACAACAAATTACTAAGGTTGATATTCAACTTGTTTAA